Within the SAR202 cluster bacterium genome, the region CCGCACTGTCCTGCCTTGATCTTGAGGCGGACGACGTACATGAGGTTCTCGACCTGGAACGGCAACGGGCCGAACCTGTCCTGCAGCTCCGATTCGATCTTTGTGATCTCTTCCAGGCTGGTAGCGCTGACCATCCGCTTGTAGATGTTGAGTCGTATGGGCATGTCTTCGATGTAGGAGGGCGGAATATTGGCCGGAATGCCGAGTTCCACGCTCGCCGGCTTGGCATCGTCCTTGTGCTGCGGCGCCGCCTCCTGCGGCTTCGCTCCGTTCGCCTTCTGCGCGGCCCGCTGTGCCCGCAGCTCCTCCACGGCGTCGCTCAGAAGCCTGGTGTAGAGATCGAAGCCGACCGCGTGGATATGCCCGCTCTGGTCGGCGCCCAGGATGTTGCCCGCGCCACGAATCTCCAGGTCCTTCATGGCGATCTGGAAGCCCGCGCCGAGCTCCGTGGCCGCCAGCATGGTCTTGAGCCGCTTTTCCGCCGTCTCCGTGATGCTCTTGGCCGGCGGGATGAGCAGATATGCGTACGCGCGGCGGGATGAGCGGCCTATGCGCCCGCGAAGCTGGTATAGCTGCGCGAGACCGAATGTGTCCGCCCGGTCGATTATGAGCGTGTTGGCGTTGGGTATGTCCAGCCCGGACTCAATAATCGTTGTGCAGACAAGCACGTCCAGCTCGCCGTTGCCGAATGCGAGCATCACCTTTTCCAGCTGGTCCTCCCCCATCTGGCCGTGGCCGATGCCGACCCGCGCCTCCGGCACCAGCTTGTTGATGTACTCCGCCATGTACTCGATGTTATAGACGCGGTTGTGGAGGAAGAAGACCTGGCCCTGGCGGTCCAGCTCGCGCCGCACCACTTCCCGGATCAGCTCGTCGCTGAATTCGGAAACGTAAGTCTTTATCGGCAGCCGTTCGTCCGGCGGGGACATGATCGTGCTCATATCGCGGATGCCGGCGAGCGAGAGATGCAGCGTGCGCGGGATAGGAGTGGCGGTGAGCGTCAGCACGTCCACCTCGTTGCGCATCTGCTTGAGGCGCTCCTTGTGGACGACGCCGAAACGCTGCTCTTCATCAATAACCACCAGACCCAGGTCCTTGAACTTGATGTCCTTCTGGATCAGGCGGTGGGTGCCGATCAGGATATCGATCTCGCCCTTCGGGAGCTTTTCGATGATCTCCTTCTGCTCCTGCTCCGATCTGAACCGGCTGATCATCTCTACCCGTACGGGGAAGGCCTTGAGACGCTCCGAGAAGGTGTTGAAGTGCTGCTGCGCCAGCACGGTCGTCGGCACCAGTATTGCCACCTGCCTGCCCCCCATAACCGTCTTGAAGGCTGCGCGCAGCGCGATCTCTGTCTTGCCGTAGCCCACGTCGCCGCAGACCAGCCTGTCCATGGGCTTCGGCGCCTCCAGGTCCTCTTTTACTTCTTCCAGTGTCCTGACCTGATCTGCAGTCTCTTCGTACGGAAAGGAGTCTTCGAGCTGCACCTGCCAGGGAGTGTCCGGCCCGGATGGCCTGCCCTCCGTGAGCTCTCGCGAGGCGTAGAGCGTCAGCAGCTCCGCCGCCATCTCCCGTGTGGAGCGCTCCACCTTCTCCCTGGTCTTCTTCCACTCCTGGGTTCCAAGGCGCGTTAGCGAGGGCGCCTTGTCCATGGGCGCAACGTAAGGAGTCACGCGGTCCAGGTGCTCCATCGGGACGAACAGCTTGTCGCCCTCGGCATACTGGAGTATCAGGTACTCCCGGTCGCCCTCGTCACGAGGGTTGCGCCCGGTGCCCATGAACTTGCCGATGCCGTGCTCCACGTGGACGATATAGTCGCCCGGGTGAAGCTCGTTCAGCAACGTATCGCGCCTCATCGTCTTGCGCCTGGAGGCGCGGCGGTGCTTGGCCACGCCGAATATCTCGGCGTCGCTGAGGACGACCAGCTTGCGTCCGCTTACGGCGGCCACCCAGCCGTTGCTGAGCCCTGCGCCGGTGGCCTGCAGTATGGTGATGGTAGACGGCTCCGGCATCTTCTTCAGCCTGGCCGGGTTCTCTGCCTTAATGCCGTGCTCTTCCAGTATCTCCACCAGACGTTTGGGCACGGAGCTCATGCAGACCACGCGGTGGCCATCGGAAATCATCCCGCTCACGTCATCCGCGAAGCCGGCCAGGTTGCCGAAGAACTCCGGCGCCGAGGCTAAAGGTAGGGTGAACGCGTCCTGCTGGGTGAGCTCTTCGGCGCCCCACGGTGTGATATCAACCCGCCGGCCGATTCCACGCATCTTGTCGTCCACATCTTTCCAGCCCATGTGCGATGACGGGAACAGGTGGGGAAGCTCGCCTCGCTGCTCCTTAACTTCGCGAAGGTCGTGGGTCCGCTCCTCCAGGTCCCATGCGGCGGAGACGATATCCGAGGGGCGGAAAAGCACCAGAACGGCGCTGTCCGGAATGTAGTCCAGGATTGAGCCGAGGTTGAAAAGGCCGCCGTAGAAGTGAGGGTCGTCTATATCGCTGCCGTTCAAGAGGAGGTCTATTTCCTCGCTGATGCGGTCGCGGGCCTCCCCCGTGCAGTTGGACACATCGATGCGGCTCAGGAGCCTGTCCATGTGCTCGCGATCGATGAGCCCTGGCAAGGTCTCACGGGCAGGAACGATGTCGATTGCCTTGACGACTTCCCTGGATAACTGCGTTGCGGGGTCGAAGAGCCGAATGCTGTCCACTTCGTCTCCCCAGAGCTCGATGCGGGCGGGCCAATCGGAGTTGACGGGGAAGATATCGATAATGCCGCCGCGACGGCTGACGAGACCCGGCGCGTCCACGGCGGGCTCCACCTTGTAGCCCATCGCGCGCCAGTGTGCCAGGGTCTCGTCCATCTCAAGCCTCTGCCCTGCCCTGACGGTATGCGTATTGGATTCGAATGTCTTCCTGTCCACCGTCTTTTGGACCACGGCGGAGGTGGAGGCTATGACCATGGTGGCGGCCGCGGCCGGGCCGGTGAGCGCGTAGAGTGCCCGCAGGCGCTGCTGCGTGGTGTACGGGTCGGTAACGAGTCGCTCGAACGGCAGCGTCTCCGTCTCAAGGTAATGGAGGACGGCGCCCTCGTCGGCGCTCCAGAGCGCTGCCTGCTCCGCAAGGCGGCGGGCGTCCTCAGGTCGCGGCGTCACCACGATCATGGGTGCGCCCAGTCGAGCTCTCAGCGTAGCAAGGGACGCCGGCGCACCCTCGGGCAACACCTGCACGCGCAGGCTCACGCGGTCTTGCTTCAACGCTGACAGCAGCCTCTTGAACTCGGGAGCGGTCTCGAAAAACCCTCCGAGAATGCTCAGACTCATCCTGTGGCCTTTCTCACTATTGACGTGGGCGGTTCCGTTCCAGCGGAACGGGAAAAAGGCCAGTCCGCCGAAATGGGACTAGCCTGTCAGTAATTCTATCACGCCCGGGCACGGGGACGTGTCCGGGCTTCTCTTGCGATTACGTCGCTAGCGCGAGGTTTTCCACCCGCGCTCGGAAATATCGACGGCCGTGCCGTCCACGCTCGCCCACTTCTTAGCCCGACAGGATTGAAAACTCATCGGTGCTGAGTCCCGCTTGGCGGATAATGCTGCGAAGCGTTCCTGTCGCAATCTCTCGATGTTCCGGAACGATGACTGTGCGCGTATGTCCACTGGCTACTTTGACGAACTTTATGTGGCTCCCTCGCCGCGAATGCACGGCAAATCCAGCCGCAATCAGCCTTCGCCGCACCTCACGAAACGGCAAGGGATTAAGCGGCGCCAACTTCCACCTCAATAGTACGCAGCTTGGGCGCAGCTTCTGGCATTGGCTCTTCGAAGTACAACTCCAGCGCTTCGCGGAGATTGTTCAGGGCTTCGAGTTCAGACTCGCCCTGGCTCGCCACGTCCACCTCAAGGCACTGGGCCACGTACTGGGCTTCTTCCTTCCATACGCTTGCCGAGAATTTGCGCTTCATGCCTTCCTCCCTACCTCCACCGTCATAAGCTCGTCGGTGAAGATGACCTCGCCATCGTAGACCTTCTTAATGTCGGCCATACCCTTCGCCATCGACTCCGGCTTTGAAAGGTGGGGGCCTATGTGCGAAAGCACAAGCGACTTCACTCCGGCCGCCTGCGCCATCTGCGCGGCGCCGACGGTGCCGCACTGGCCGCCGCCCTCGCCGTTTTCATTCATCCGGTCCTGGTCGTCCCAGCACATGCAGACCATCGCATCCGCGTTCTTCGCCAGGCAAATTACAGACTCGCACGGCTGCGTGTCGCCGGTGAAGACGACGCTGCCTTCAGACGTATCGAACCGGTACGCGAGGGAGTCCAGGAACGGCTGCACGTGCTCGCCCGGCGCCGCTGTGACCTCCCAGTCGTTGCCTGAATAGACCT harbors:
- a CDS encoding type II toxin-antitoxin system HicA family toxin; translated protein: MAPLNPLPFREVRRRLIAAGFAVHSRRGSHIKFVKVASGHTRTVIVPEHREIATGTLRSIIRQAGLSTDEFSILSG
- a CDS encoding type II toxin-antitoxin system HicB family antitoxin is translated as MKRKFSASVWKEEAQYVAQCLEVDVASQGESELEALNNLREALELYFEEPMPEAAPKLRTIEVEVGAA
- the mfd gene encoding transcription-repair coupling factor encodes the protein MSLSILGGFFETAPEFKRLLSALKQDRVSLRVQVLPEGAPASLATLRARLGAPMIVVTPRPEDARRLAEQAALWSADEGAVLHYLETETLPFERLVTDPYTTQQRLRALYALTGPAAAATMVIASTSAVVQKTVDRKTFESNTHTVRAGQRLEMDETLAHWRAMGYKVEPAVDAPGLVSRRGGIIDIFPVNSDWPARIELWGDEVDSIRLFDPATQLSREVVKAIDIVPARETLPGLIDREHMDRLLSRIDVSNCTGEARDRISEEIDLLLNGSDIDDPHFYGGLFNLGSILDYIPDSAVLVLFRPSDIVSAAWDLEERTHDLREVKEQRGELPHLFPSSHMGWKDVDDKMRGIGRRVDITPWGAEELTQQDAFTLPLASAPEFFGNLAGFADDVSGMISDGHRVVCMSSVPKRLVEILEEHGIKAENPARLKKMPEPSTITILQATGAGLSNGWVAAVSGRKLVVLSDAEIFGVAKHRRASRRKTMRRDTLLNELHPGDYIVHVEHGIGKFMGTGRNPRDEGDREYLILQYAEGDKLFVPMEHLDRVTPYVAPMDKAPSLTRLGTQEWKKTREKVERSTREMAAELLTLYASRELTEGRPSGPDTPWQVQLEDSFPYEETADQVRTLEEVKEDLEAPKPMDRLVCGDVGYGKTEIALRAAFKTVMGGRQVAILVPTTVLAQQHFNTFSERLKAFPVRVEMISRFRSEQEQKEIIEKLPKGEIDILIGTHRLIQKDIKFKDLGLVVIDEEQRFGVVHKERLKQMRNEVDVLTLTATPIPRTLHLSLAGIRDMSTIMSPPDERLPIKTYVSEFSDELIREVVRRELDRQGQVFFLHNRVYNIEYMAEYINKLVPEARVGIGHGQMGEDQLEKVMLAFGNGELDVLVCTTIIESGLDIPNANTLIIDRADTFGLAQLYQLRGRIGRSSRRAYAYLLIPPAKSITETAEKRLKTMLAATELGAGFQIAMKDLEIRGAGNILGADQSGHIHAVGFDLYTRLLSDAVEELRAQRAAQKANGAKPQEAAPQHKDDAKPASVELGIPANIPPSYIEDMPIRLNIYKRMVSATSLEEITKIESELQDRFGPLPFQVENLMYVVRLKIKAGQCGVESISREPKHIVIKLRGDTGGAKQALKRMLGPNADVGNTQIRLDLTAMPDGWERPLADAVDRMLNLKEQMSAQFARAVPG